One window from the genome of Moorena sp. SIOASIH encodes:
- a CDS encoding phosphate ABC transporter ATP-binding protein: MVNPLETIERLPVSQSISDPLIQTERLCLHYGTKPAFADVSLPIYKGSITALVGPSGCGKTSFLSCLNRLTDLIPNAKVTGRIRIGSLDVLSPRMDAIAKGGAVELIALRRRVGMIFQKPTPFPLSIWKNLAFPLREHGVKNRDNIAQLIETALRDVGLWDEVKDRLHTSALALSGGQKQRLCIARALVLQPEVLLLDEPCSALDPISSGVVEDLIARLRGRYTLVIVTHNLAQARRIADYTAVFWVKEAVGRLIEYGCVEQIFESPQQALTAAYVNGIRG, encoded by the coding sequence ATGGTTAACCCTTTAGAAACAATTGAGCGATTACCGGTAAGCCAGTCTATAAGCGACCCATTGATTCAGACCGAACGGCTATGTTTACATTACGGAACAAAACCGGCCTTTGCTGATGTATCGTTGCCAATTTATAAAGGTTCCATTACCGCACTAGTGGGACCGTCTGGTTGTGGCAAGACTAGTTTTTTAAGTTGCCTAAATCGCTTGACAGATTTGATTCCTAATGCTAAAGTTACCGGTAGGATTCGCATTGGTTCCCTAGATGTGCTGAGTCCTCGGATGGATGCGATCGCAAAGGGTGGTGCTGTGGAACTAATTGCACTTCGCCGTCGTGTTGGAATGATTTTCCAAAAGCCGACTCCCTTCCCCTTATCAATCTGGAAGAATCTGGCCTTTCCGTTGCGGGAACATGGTGTTAAAAACCGGGATAACATTGCTCAGCTCATCGAAACCGCACTCCGGGATGTTGGTTTGTGGGATGAAGTCAAAGACCGACTCCACACCTCGGCTCTTGCTCTGTCTGGTGGTCAAAAGCAGCGCCTGTGCATTGCCCGTGCCTTGGTATTGCAACCGGAAGTACTCCTGTTAGATGAACCCTGTAGTGCCCTCGATCCCATATCCAGCGGTGTGGTCGAAGACTTGATAGCTAGGCTCAGGGGACGCTACACCCTAGTGATTGTTACCCATAACCTAGCTCAAGCCAGACGAATTGCTGACTATACTGCCGTCTTCTGGGTTAAGGAAGCAGTGGGGCGATTGATTGAATACGGCTGTGTGGAGCAGATTTTTGAATCACCTCAACAAGCCTTGACAGCTGCCTATGTCAATGGAATTAGAGGATAA
- a CDS encoding mechanosensitive ion channel domain-containing protein, translated as MDRLELITSRTKTTLDDEFIRILRRPLGWLIWIGGLWLVHLVVATHLSDTQNQKIPEILFLSVLFIATYILYRAAPLLGELLAGLAAKTETELDDLFVPYFPRLFQTAAIVIAAIKASEIVLGASAGALIGLLGGAGVALGLLLKDIVYDWFCTVIIYADGLYRPGDWVELDGINGFVEILSIGLRSTKVRIINLGGTKKVPNSKMIGGVVVNYWSQNPGDTLELGAINLTLKIDGISADETTRLCQAIKAKIPTIDGLHKQEMFVLLSSIEENARVILVRAFSIDKKLYFSAINDLNIAILQILQKQEIDHLHVELKKDLKDYKQLN; from the coding sequence ATGGACAGACTCGAGCTGATAACTAGCCGTACAAAAACCACCCTAGACGATGAGTTCATTAGGATTCTTAGGCGACCATTAGGCTGGCTAATTTGGATCGGTGGACTATGGCTAGTACATCTAGTTGTGGCCACCCATCTTAGTGATACACAGAATCAGAAAATCCCCGAGATTCTCTTTCTGAGCGTTCTGTTCATTGCCACCTATATTCTGTACCGTGCTGCTCCACTATTGGGAGAGCTTCTAGCGGGATTGGCGGCAAAAACTGAAACTGAACTCGACGATTTGTTCGTCCCCTACTTTCCAAGGCTTTTTCAGACAGCAGCAATCGTGATTGCTGCCATTAAAGCCAGTGAGATTGTGTTGGGGGCATCTGCTGGGGCACTGATCGGTCTACTCGGTGGCGCAGGTGTCGCCTTAGGTTTGTTATTAAAAGACATTGTCTATGACTGGTTTTGTACAGTGATTATCTACGCTGATGGTCTCTATAGACCCGGTGACTGGGTAGAATTGGACGGAATAAATGGTTTTGTTGAGATACTCAGTATTGGTCTGAGAAGTACCAAGGTTCGTATTATTAATTTGGGTGGTACCAAAAAAGTTCCCAATTCTAAAATGATTGGTGGAGTTGTGGTTAATTATTGGTCACAGAATCCTGGGGATACGTTGGAGTTAGGAGCCATAAATTTAACTCTGAAAATAGATGGTATTTCAGCGGATGAAACTACCCGACTTTGTCAGGCTATTAAAGCAAAAATTCCGACTATCGATGGATTGCACAAGCAGGAAATGTTCGTTTTATTATCCAGCATTGAAGAGAATGCTCGTGTGATCCTAGTTAGGGCATTTAGTATTGATAAAAAACTCTACTTTTCTGCCATCAATGACTTGAACATAGCCATATTACAAATCCTCCAAAAACAGGAGATTGATCACCTGCATGTTGAGCTTAAAAAAGACCTAAAAGACTACAAACAGCTGAACTAA
- a CDS encoding mechanosensitive ion channel domain-containing protein: MVETMENLKTTFNSTINLIKEKIFESDLQLPNIPVATIVIVVLILLFTHILRGFFTSIIIHRLERLTSGTETTLDNEFIRILRTPLGWLIWIAGLWLVHLVVATHLSDTQNQKIPEILFVSVLFIATYILYRAAPLLGELLAGLAAHTETELDDLFVPYFPKLFQIAAILIAAIKASEILLGASAGALIGLLGGAGVALGLLFKDIVYDWCCTVIIYADGLYKPGDVIVLDGVSGRVKILNIGLRSTRLLITEWGYIKKLPNSQMISGIFANWSDKTGDTVQWGINLTLKIDGISAQQTRRICQAIKETIPTIDGVNKDKIKVVFSRLEQNARVIKIRVFVIEPKLYYDVQSNLNLAILEILENEEINQLHVYMRKELNWLPDTSMN, encoded by the coding sequence TTGGTCGAAACTATGGAAAACCTTAAGACTACATTCAACAGTACAATCAACCTAATCAAAGAAAAGATCTTTGAGTCCGACTTACAGCTCCCCAACATTCCTGTTGCCACGATAGTTATTGTGGTGCTCATCCTCCTCTTCACCCATATATTGCGAGGCTTTTTCACTTCAATAATCATTCACAGACTCGAGCGTCTGACTAGCGGTACAGAAACCACCCTAGACAATGAGTTCATTAGGATTCTTAGGACACCATTAGGCTGGCTAATTTGGATCGCTGGACTATGGCTAGTACATCTAGTTGTGGCCACCCATCTTAGTGATACACAGAATCAGAAAATCCCCGAGATTCTGTTTGTGAGCGTTCTGTTCATTGCCACCTATATTCTTTACCGTGCTGCTCCACTATTGGGGGAGCTTCTAGCCGGATTAGCGGCACACACTGAGACTGAACTCGACGATTTGTTCGTTCCCTACTTCCCAAAGCTTTTTCAGATCGCAGCAATCCTGATTGCCGCCATTAAAGCCAGTGAAATTTTGTTGGGGGCATCTGCCGGTGCACTGATCGGTCTACTCGGTGGCGCAGGTGTCGCCTTAGGTTTGTTATTCAAAGACATTGTCTATGACTGGTGTTGTACGGTGATTATCTACGCTGATGGTCTCTATAAACCCGGTGACGTGATAGTATTGGACGGAGTAAGTGGTAGGGTTAAGATACTTAATATTGGTCTGAGAAGTACAAGGCTTCTTATTACTGAGTGGGGTTATATCAAAAAACTTCCCAATTCTCAAATGATTTCTGGAATTTTTGCAAATTGGTCAGATAAGACTGGCGATACGGTTCAGTGGGGCATAAATTTAACTCTAAAAATTGATGGAATTTCGGCCCAGCAAACTAGGCGAATTTGTCAGGCTATTAAAGAAACAATTCCGACTATCGATGGCGTGAACAAGGATAAAATTAAAGTTGTATTTTCCCGCCTTGAACAGAATGCTCGTGTGATTAAAATTAGGGTATTTGTGATTGAGCCCAAGCTCTACTATGATGTCCAGAGCAACTTGAATCTAGCCATATTAGAAATCCTGGAAAACGAGGAGATTAATCAGCTCCATGTTTATATGAGAAAGGAACTTAACTGGTTGCCTGACACCAGTATGAATTAG
- the pstA gene encoding phosphate ABC transporter permease PstA has protein sequence MSKNPTKTKPQPTTDNLQPATDNRQPTTDNLQVSTVMIWAIALFVTAVFLWILSDIVWHGVGQINWEFLTTAPKNAGREGGIGPILVSTVLILGVCMTVSVPIGVGTAILLAEFTDTKSIFGRLVRRSLDVLAGVPSIVFGLFGNAFFCKTLGLGFSILSGGLTLACMVLPILIRSTEEGFRAVSDDYRLSATALGLSRTTTLWNLLLPAAAPGLVVGLVLGIGRAIAETAALIFTSGYVDRMPESLLDSGRSLSIHIFDLSMNVTGGNANAYASALVLLVLLLLINGTAAWMTEYWLHRRVESVYKQSAISNQQSAF, from the coding sequence ATGAGTAAGAATCCTACCAAAACCAAGCCACAACCGACAACCGACAACCTGCAACCTGCAACCGACAACCGACAACCGACAACCGACAACCTCCAAGTTTCAACAGTGATGATTTGGGCGATCGCACTGTTCGTAACTGCTGTATTCCTCTGGATTTTGAGTGATATCGTCTGGCACGGTGTCGGACAAATTAACTGGGAATTCCTGACTACTGCACCAAAGAATGCTGGACGGGAAGGAGGGATTGGTCCAATTCTGGTCTCGACTGTCCTAATTTTAGGTGTATGTATGACGGTTTCTGTTCCGATTGGAGTAGGAACAGCAATACTGCTAGCTGAGTTCACAGATACTAAGAGTATTTTCGGGCGTCTGGTTCGTCGTAGCTTAGATGTGCTAGCAGGGGTACCGTCAATTGTCTTTGGACTATTTGGCAATGCCTTTTTCTGCAAAACCCTAGGGCTAGGCTTTTCAATTTTGTCTGGGGGGTTGACATTAGCCTGTATGGTGTTGCCAATTCTAATTCGATCAACAGAGGAAGGGTTTCGCGCCGTTAGTGATGATTATCGGCTTTCTGCCACTGCCCTTGGTTTATCCCGCACTACCACTCTCTGGAATTTGCTGTTACCAGCCGCAGCACCCGGACTAGTGGTGGGATTAGTGTTAGGCATAGGGCGAGCGATCGCTGAAACAGCAGCACTGATCTTTACTAGTGGTTATGTGGATCGGATGCCAGAGTCTTTGCTGGATTCTGGGCGATCGCTCTCGATTCATATTTTTGATTTGTCGATGAATGTAACAGGGGGAAATGCTAATGCTTATGCCTCAGCTTTAGTGTTGCTGGTGTTGTTGTTGCTGATTAATGGTACAGCAGCATGGATGACTGAGTATTGGTTGCATCGGAGGGTGGAGTCTGTTTATAAGCAATCAGCAATCAGCAATCAGCAATCAGCTTTTTGA